TTGGACTTAATGAGTATTTTGGTGCTGCAACCCATCATTTGGCTGATTTTCCTGAAAAGTACTGCAAGATATGTGTTAAAATGAGGCCAATTATACCCGATAATCATCTTTGTAAACCTTTATAAAAATAGATCAAATCAAACGACCAATGTATAATTTGCCTGGAATGAATTGCCGAGGGCCGTCTTGATTCGTTTGTTTACACCTCATCGACTGAAACAACCTCACAGTTGGTGGACGTAATCCATTTGTCGGATTCAGGAGTCGGTGTCAATCAAACAGGAagattgaagatttttttttttttttcttgtggttCTGAACGGTGCGCTTGTCATTCGCAGGTTGCGCCAGGAGTGCCGAGAAGTCTTGAGTGCGGGCGTGTCCGAGCGAGGCCGCGACCTCTTCCCCGACGATGGCTACCGGTAAAAGTAAAAACCAGAGTTCCCTTGCTCTGCACAAGGTGATCATGGTGGGCAGTGGCGGTGTGGGCAAGTCGGCGCTCACCCTGCAGTTTATGTATGATGAGGTAAGTTTTTGGTCatttcaaatcaaactttatttatatagcacatttcatacatgcAATCGCAACTcatatttttcttaaataattAACAAGTGAACTAAAACAAAAGACTGGCCATTAAACATTTTCCACAATTTATATGACATTTCCAACATTGTTTTACTACCTAGAAGTGAAGTGGGGCATATCGCTGTTAACGTCTTTTGATATGAAGTGTTGGGAACCTCCCACTAGTGTTTACAAAGTGGAATGTGATTTCTTTGTTGCTCCTCCTTGTTGACAAATTTGCTTATTTTCTTATCATTGTTTTGTATTAAGTTACACTAAAATTGCTTTCTTATGGCATGACATTGCTGAACAATCTCTTCAATTCCCTTTTTGCCCTCGTACTAAAAGAGCATTAGCACAATTTTAGCACGTAAGCTAACATGCCGTTGTGAACAACGATTGTTGACGCCGACGGATATTGTTATTGTACTACAAGTTGTTCCTCATCAAGTGTCAGTTGTGTGCATGTCCCCATTGTTAGGGTCACTGACAAAATGTCGACTTCCTCAATGTCGTTGAATTTAGGACATTCAGGCCAAGTCAGCCAatatatgcatgtttttttgttttgttttgtttttaaatcgcaATACTATACTACTATTCTCAGAATTGTCACTGTCATGCGCGAAGGATGAAGAATTGAAgcacatttgacttttttgtgtttttttttgttttttttgttttgctaaaaTTAGCCTGTTTCGAGGTGGTTGACATGTCTCTTGCACCTGAGTCACTGTTTGCCCCACCTACATACTACTGGGCCAATTGTGAGTCCAGGTTTTGTTACCATGGCGACTAGGGGAGTGAGAAACATGAGACGTGTGTGCACTTTGAGCATCAGCTcttacaaaaactaaaaaacaaaaaacaaacagctgtGAAGTGCATGTGAATCTCCGCAAAGGCGGCGGGTCTTGTTTTCACtcgtggaggcagcacttcatcaccaagcTGCTGAATCACTCATTTAAAATGTGAAGAGGAAATGCGCGGTATCGTCGCCAGTTTGTGGAGGACTACGAGCCCACCAAGGCGGACAGCTACAGGAAGAAAGTGGTCCTGGACGGAGAGGAGGTCCAGATCGACATCCTGGACACGGCCGGCCAGGAGGACTACGCCGCCATCCGGGACAACTATTTTCGAAGCGGCGAGGGCTTCCTGCTCGTCTTCTCCATCACCGAGCACGAGTCGTTCGCGGCCACTGCGGAATTCAGGTGCTCGTCCGACCGACCGCCCGTCAGGTTTCCATCCTGGATCATTTGAACAAACGTTTGCGTGCGCTCGCAGGGAGCAGATCCTGCGAGTGAAGGCGGAGGAGGACAAGATCCCGCTCCTGCTGGTGGGCAATAAGTCGGACCTGGAGGACCGTCGGCAGGTGTCCGTGGACGAGGCCCGCGGGAAGGCCGACGAGTGGGCGGTGCAGTACGTTGAGACGTCCGCCAAGACCAGGGCCAATGTTGATAAGGTGATTATtctcgcacgcacacaaaaacagaagaataaatatatgaacaattaatattattgtggcttattattatgattaataataatatatacgttatttgtaattattattattattattattatttgatagtgacatcaCTAgccataatgataataatatatacttatatttatatgtatttatatttgttaataataataataataataataataattattattattattattattatttgatagtgacatcaCTAGCCATAATAATATAGTGTAtttgtaa
The Festucalex cinctus isolate MCC-2025b chromosome 11, RoL_Fcin_1.0, whole genome shotgun sequence DNA segment above includes these coding regions:
- the LOC144030577 gene encoding ras-related protein Ral-B; translation: MATGKSKNQSSLALHKVIMVGSGGVGKSALTLQFMYDEFVEDYEPTKADSYRKKVVLDGEEVQIDILDTAGQEDYAAIRDNYFRSGEGFLLVFSITEHESFAATAEFREQILRVKAEEDKIPLLLVGNKSDLEDRRQVSVDEARGKADEWAVQYVETSAKTRANVDKVFFDLMRDIREKKMSENKDKNGKGKNKKNKKSFRERCCLL